A region of the Geomonas subterranea genome:
CGTCGACGTGGTGTTCATGAGTCCGTTCAACATCAAGTCCAAGGCGCAGCTCAGGCCGGGTGTCGATGCAGTCCAGTCGATCTACACCTCCTGGACCCGCGTGAACGGTTACAAGACCGCCGCTTCCTACGACCAGGCCCGGACCACCCCGAGCTACGTCGGCGGCACCTGCTCCACCGTCGCCTGCCACAACGGCACGCAGATGGAGTGGCGCACCAAGGGGCCGCTGGCCTGCGCAGCCTGCCACATCGGGCTGCCGCAATAGGGGGGCATGAATGTGTACTACCAAGAAGCAAGCAACCACGACACATCGAGTGCAAAGGCAGGTGAACTGACATGGGAAAAGTGATCGTTAAAAATATCAGGGGCATGGGGTGGGGCGCTAAAGCCTGCCTGATCGCGATGTTCACCATGTTGGCGACCGTGCTCCTTTTGCAGATGAAGCAAGTGAGGGACGCCCAGGCTGCGGTAGCGGTGCAGACCCAGTGGGCCATCCTCGGCACCGGCACCACTTCGACGCTGCCGGCCATGACGCTGGCCAAGGGGGCGGGGAGCAACCGCCTCCTCGTGGTCAAGGTGGTAGCGGATTACAGCACTGCCATCACCACCTTCACCCCGACGGTGAGCTACGGCGGCCAGGCGCTCACGAAGATCGTGGCGACGGACACCACGAGCCGCCAGAAGGTCTGGTTCGGATACCTTAAGGAAACCGGCATCGTGGCGGCGACCGGGACCACCCCGTCCCTCACCGTCACATGGGGTTCCGCCCCGCAGACGGGTTGCGGTGTCTCCGCGGCCTTCTACTCCAACGTGGACCAGGGGACTCCGATTACCGGGTCCCGCGCGGTTGCCTCCGATACCTCTGCGACCACGCCGACCAGCGGCACCATCAACGTGACCAATGGCGGCTGGGCCATCTACGGCTCCAACGTTAACACCGCCCTGGCAGCTTCCGTGCCGACCGGCTACACCGAGCACTTCGACACGGCGAACAGCACCCTGTACGAGGACGCGGTCGGTTCCAAGCAGATCACCGCTACCGGGACGGAAAACCCGCTCCCCACCTGGACCACCCAGCGTTACGGCTTCGCGGCCATCGGCCTGAACCCGGCCACGACCACGCTGGGTAACGGCACCATCGGCACTACGGCCAACGTGGCGCCGGGCGCGGCCAGCCAGAAGATCGACGGCTTCTCGCTGGTGACCGGTTCGGCCGGCACCACCGACACCGTGACCGGCCTCACCGTCACCACGACCAACAACGCGGCCATCGCCAGCATGCAGATCTGGAACGAGGCGGGGACCACCCAGTACTTCTCCACGGTGAACAACCCCGGCTCCGATACCTGGAGCTTCTCGGGCGGCACCGCGATTCCGGTGACCAACACCTCGGCCGGCTACAAGATCCTGGTCACCTACAAGACCCGTGCGGCGGGTGCTCCCGCCGGGAACACCGCCACCACGGCACGTGTAACCGCCATCACCAGCGGCAACGTGCTGGCGGGAAGCGACACCGCGGACACCACGCTCACCCTGATCAACACCCATGCCGCCTCCACGTGGGGGACCAATACGGCGACGAGCACTACCATTACGCTCAACTGGACCTACGGCACCCCCGGGCAGAACGTGATCATTGTCCGTTACGCTGGCGCCAAGACCGACACCACGAAGCCTGTGGACGGCACGACCTACGGCCTCGGCGCGGCATTCGGCAGCGGCGGCACCGTTCGCTACGTGGGGAACGCCTCTACCATCCCCGACAGCGTGGGACTGGTGGCCGGCACCACCTACTACTACAAGATTTTCGAGTACGACACCTACACCAACTACTACAACGCTACCGATGTCTGGACCGCAGGGCTCACCCCCTTGAGCTCCGACTCCGTGGCGCCGACCGTGAGTGCAGGGTTCGCCGCCACCACCCCGGTGAACACCCTCGCGGTGCCCATCACCTCCTTCGCCGCTACCGACAACGTCGGCGGCAGCGGGGTCGCTGGCTACATGATCACCACTAGCGCCACCGCTCCGCTCGCCACCGACGCAGCGTGGACCTCCACCGCGCCCACCAGCTACACGGTGGCCGCGGCTGGCACCTACACCCTGTACCCGTGGGCCAAGGACGGCGGCGGCAACGTTTCGCCCGTCTATGGCGCTCCGGTCAGCGTTGTGGTCGACATGACCGCCCCGGTCGTGGCGACCTTCACCGTGAACACGCCGTCGGCCAGCCGCAATATTCCGATCGCGGGACTTACCGGCACCGACGTCGGCACCTCGGTCTCCCGCTACCTGATTACCACAACGAGCACACAGCCCGCCGCCGGCGCGGCCGGGTGGAGCGCGACCGCGCCGACCACCTACACCGTGGCCGCCGACGGCACCTATACCCTCTACCCCTGGGTGAAGGACGCTGCGGGCAACGTCTCCGCGCTCTCCGGGCTCACCCGTACCGTAGTGGTCGACGCCACGGCGCCGACCGGTCTTACCGCGGTCTCGCCAGCGGACACCTCGACTGACCAGCCGCTCAACGTGGCGCTGCAGGCATCCACCGCTACCGACGCCGGGGTAGGTGGCGTCACCTACTACTTCACCATCACCGACGGTGTTTCCTACAATGCCAACTCGGGCTGGATCGCCGCCAACAACTGGGCGCCCGCCGGCTTAGGCTACGGCACCACCTACACCTGGCAGGTAAGGGCCAAGGACAGCCTGGGCAACCAGACCGCGTTGACCACACCGATGACCTTCACCACCGGGGCGGCCTGCGTGCGCAACGACCCGACCGTGACCCTTTTGACCGCGACCGGCGGCATCGCCTCCACCATCAGCGCTGACGGCGGCACCTCGGTCTACAACCTGAAGCTGATCAACAACGACTACGGCGGGTGCGGAGCCACCACCTTCAACCTGGGCGTCTCGGATACCGACGCGCTCGACGTCTTCGATCCGCCCACCCTCGCCAACTCGTCGCTGACCCTGCCGCCGGGCGGCCAGGTGACCACGACCGTGACCGTCAAGGCGACCGTGGACCACATAAGCGGCGTCAGCAAGACCCGCGCCTTCACCACGGCCGATGCCTACCATGCCCAGGTGACCACGGGCGACGTACAGACCACCCTGAACGTGGTTGCGTGTACGCCGAAGACTCCGCTGCTGATCGTTGGCCCCGACTCCGGCTACCTGAACCGCGGCGGCACCCTGAAGTACACGGTCACCGTGAAGAACACCGATTCCGGCGCCGGCTGCGGCGCGGTCACCTACAACCTGGCAATCCCGGCGGAGACCAACTCCACCGACTTCAACGCCTCGACCTTCAGCACGGGGAGCATTTCGCTCGGCTCCGGCCAGCTCGGCTCGGTAACCCTTACCGTCTCCGCCAAGGCCACGGCTGCGAAGAACGTCATCAACAAGACTACGGTGGGCGTTTCCGCGGTTTCGCACACGGCGCCTGCCAACAAGGTGGTCACCTCCACGGTGAATAACCCGATGCTGCACAACTCGGACAGCACCAGCTCCACCAAGTGGAGCGCGAACGGCG
Encoded here:
- a CDS encoding CxxxxCH/CxxCH domain-containing protein; amino-acid sequence: MGKVIVKNIRGMGWGAKACLIAMFTMLATVLLLQMKQVRDAQAAVAVQTQWAILGTGTTSTLPAMTLAKGAGSNRLLVVKVVADYSTAITTFTPTVSYGGQALTKIVATDTTSRQKVWFGYLKETGIVAATGTTPSLTVTWGSAPQTGCGVSAAFYSNVDQGTPITGSRAVASDTSATTPTSGTINVTNGGWAIYGSNVNTALAASVPTGYTEHFDTANSTLYEDAVGSKQITATGTENPLPTWTTQRYGFAAIGLNPATTTLGNGTIGTTANVAPGAASQKIDGFSLVTGSAGTTDTVTGLTVTTTNNAAIASMQIWNEAGTTQYFSTVNNPGSDTWSFSGGTAIPVTNTSAGYKILVTYKTRAAGAPAGNTATTARVTAITSGNVLAGSDTADTTLTLINTHAASTWGTNTATSTTITLNWTYGTPGQNVIIVRYAGAKTDTTKPVDGTTYGLGAAFGSGGTVRYVGNASTIPDSVGLVAGTTYYYKIFEYDTYTNYYNATDVWTAGLTPLSSDSVAPTVSAGFAATTPVNTLAVPITSFAATDNVGGSGVAGYMITTSATAPLATDAAWTSTAPTSYTVAAAGTYTLYPWAKDGGGNVSPVYGAPVSVVVDMTAPVVATFTVNTPSASRNIPIAGLTGTDVGTSVSRYLITTTSTQPAAGAAGWSATAPTTYTVAADGTYTLYPWVKDAAGNVSALSGLTRTVVVDATAPTGLTAVSPADTSTDQPLNVALQASTATDAGVGGVTYYFTITDGVSYNANSGWIAANNWAPAGLGYGTTYTWQVRAKDSLGNQTALTTPMTFTTGAACVRNDPTVTLLTATGGIASTISADGGTSVYNLKLINNDYGGCGATTFNLGVSDTDALDVFDPPTLANSSLTLPPGGQVTTTVTVKATVDHISGVSKTRAFTTADAYHAQVTTGDVQTTLNVVACTPKTPLLIVGPDSGYLNRGGTLKYTVTVKNTDSGAGCGAVTYNLAIPAETNSTDFNASTFSTGSISLGSGQLGSVTLTVSAKATAAKNVINKTTVGVSAVSHTAPANKVVTSTVNNPMLHNSDSTSSTKWSANGGWGIPGARYGEFDCTTCHVQGGATTRNVNRIRETVTAPDTTKGQLPGAGQPINYRRTGGTSKTQPVPGWDSGATPRTSSDKICEICHTYDAASANGTKAHPYSTTATLGNHFGTDGRDCIDCHKHGKGFGVAGLGCTGCHGTETATITPDNRYVVAPPRNANGFTGTLAGIGQVSNDPKVGAHQAHLKRLNGFSNYSTVDYTCQACHGPLPTDFSHINSNSIPVFQGMATKNGAMTASYTGTKCNNTYCHNPAATGGTLLAANAGTAVFPSWTSANYVASGTKSVANCQVCHKVPGNTGFEPAGTHNGMNTDVTDCSGCHGHNGDGSGTVAGRRHMDGVKFGAGNCDTCHGYDVGTWSAFPERSGVVTGKGAHEKHIAYLKTRYNVTLTPASDAFGVGNSWTQVCGVCHNGAAHNMGEAIPGTGRTISITPARQFGGSLPVYNGTVGVASSIKPKTCSNVDCHYKETPSW